A window of Tautonia plasticadhaerens contains these coding sequences:
- a CDS encoding PSD1 and planctomycete cytochrome C domain-containing protein, which produces MRIATTRARRPGRSTTSAAALLAIALGSAPIGAEGGSDAEGLTLFESKIRPVLIEQCYSCHSVEEGTAKGGLQLDTRDALLRGGDGGPAVEPGDPDLSLLIEAIRYDTHVQMPPSGKLESGVIAAFEEWVRMGAPDPRVPVDAEAAEVAPMDAPAIDWESARSSWAFSTPTRQEPPAVSDPTWVRSRVDAFVLARLDAAGLSPNPEADRRALARRLSFDLTGLPPEPASVEAFVVDGGPDAVGRFVDGLLASPHFGERWARAWLDLSRYAEDQAHIVGDDASLCYPNAYRYRDWVIRAFNDDLPFDAFVREQLAADLIDPDDEEGLAALGFVGLGPKYYRRNSPEVMADEWEDRVDVVSRGLLGLTVACARCHDHKFDPIPTEDYYALAGVFASTVMFNRPLDDDAETKKSGEAEEPEEAIHILKDAEPTDLNIFIRGNVDQKGPVARRHFLAVLSDRVDEPVPLGDDSSSGRRDLAEAIADPENPLTARVFVNRVWGQLFGRPIVGTTSNFGALGEPPTHPELLDDLAARFVSEGGWSLKWLVRELATSGTYRQSTDITDEHRSIDPANALLGRMSRKRLPVEAWRDAVLDASGALDRTVGGPSIDPSDPEAGRRTVYSAVSRLELHPMLARFDFPDPNTHSDGRARTTTPLQKLFVLNSPFVTRHAERLADRLAREAGDDPSSRIELAHRLLFSRPPSSTEEALALDFLDADAGDPSRAWATYAQALIASNEFLIID; this is translated from the coding sequence ATGAGGATCGCCACCACCAGGGCCCGACGACCGGGCCGGTCGACGACCTCCGCCGCCGCGCTGCTGGCGATCGCGCTGGGCTCGGCCCCGATCGGGGCCGAGGGCGGATCGGACGCGGAGGGGCTGACGCTGTTCGAGTCGAAGATCCGGCCGGTGCTCATCGAGCAATGCTACTCCTGCCACTCGGTCGAGGAGGGCACGGCGAAGGGCGGCCTGCAGCTCGACACCCGGGACGCCCTGCTGCGGGGCGGCGACGGCGGCCCGGCCGTCGAGCCGGGGGACCCGGATCTGAGCCTCCTGATCGAGGCGATCCGCTATGATACACACGTGCAGATGCCCCCGTCCGGGAAGCTCGAGTCGGGGGTGATCGCCGCCTTCGAGGAGTGGGTCCGCATGGGCGCCCCCGACCCCCGGGTGCCCGTCGACGCCGAGGCCGCGGAGGTCGCCCCGATGGACGCCCCGGCGATCGACTGGGAGTCGGCGCGGTCCTCCTGGGCCTTCTCGACGCCGACCCGGCAGGAGCCGCCGGCCGTCTCGGATCCGACCTGGGTCCGTTCCCGGGTCGACGCCTTCGTCCTCGCGCGGCTCGACGCCGCCGGGCTCTCCCCGAACCCCGAGGCCGACCGCCGCGCCCTGGCCCGTCGGCTGTCGTTCGACCTCACCGGCTTGCCCCCCGAACCGGCCTCGGTCGAGGCGTTCGTGGTCGACGGCGGGCCGGATGCGGTGGGCCGGTTCGTCGACGGCCTGCTCGCCTCGCCTCACTTCGGCGAGCGCTGGGCGAGGGCGTGGCTCGACCTCTCGCGATATGCCGAGGACCAGGCGCACATCGTCGGCGACGACGCGTCGCTCTGCTATCCGAACGCCTACAGGTACCGGGACTGGGTCATCCGGGCGTTCAACGACGACTTGCCCTTCGACGCCTTCGTCCGGGAGCAGCTCGCCGCCGACCTGATCGACCCCGACGACGAGGAGGGCCTGGCCGCCCTGGGCTTCGTCGGCCTGGGGCCGAAGTACTATCGCCGGAACTCCCCCGAGGTGATGGCCGACGAGTGGGAGGACCGCGTCGACGTCGTCTCCCGGGGCCTGCTCGGGCTGACGGTCGCCTGCGCCCGCTGCCACGACCACAAGTTCGACCCGATCCCGACCGAGGACTACTACGCCCTGGCCGGCGTCTTCGCCAGCACCGTCATGTTCAACCGCCCGCTGGACGACGACGCCGAGACGAAGAAGTCCGGCGAGGCCGAGGAGCCCGAGGAGGCGATCCACATCCTCAAGGATGCGGAGCCGACCGACCTGAACATCTTCATCCGGGGGAACGTCGACCAGAAGGGCCCCGTCGCACGCCGCCACTTCCTGGCGGTGCTCTCCGACCGGGTCGACGAGCCCGTCCCGCTGGGGGACGATTCCTCCAGCGGCCGGCGGGACCTGGCCGAGGCGATCGCCGACCCGGAGAACCCGCTCACGGCCCGGGTCTTCGTCAACCGGGTCTGGGGGCAGCTCTTCGGCCGCCCGATCGTCGGCACCACCAGCAACTTCGGGGCGCTGGGCGAGCCGCCCACCCACCCGGAGCTGCTGGACGACCTGGCCGCCCGGTTCGTCTCCGAGGGGGGCTGGTCGCTCAAGTGGCTCGTCCGGGAGCTGGCGACCTCCGGCACCTATCGGCAGTCGACCGACATCACCGATGAGCACCGGTCGATCGACCCGGCCAACGCCCTGCTCGGCCGGATGAGCCGCAAGCGGCTGCCGGTCGAGGCCTGGCGGGACGCGGTGCTCGACGCCTCGGGCGCGTTGGACCGCACCGTCGGCGGGCCGTCCATCGACCCGAGCGACCCCGAGGCGGGGCGTCGGACGGTCTACAGCGCGGTCAGCCGCCTGGAGCTGCACCCGATGCTCGCCCGGTTCGACTTCCCCGACCCGAACACCCACAGCGACGGCCGGGCCCGGACGACGACGCCGCTCCAGAAGCTGTTCGTGCTGAACAGCCCGTTCGTCACCCGGCACGCCGAGCGCCTGGCCGACCGCCTCGCCCGGGAGGCCGGCGACGACCCGTCTTCCCGGATCGAGCTGGCCCATCGCCTCCTGTTCTCCCGGCCCCCTTCGTCCACGGAGGAGGCCCTGGCGCTGGACTTCCTCGACGCCGACGCCGGCGATCCCTCCCGGGCCTGGGCCACCTACGCCCAGGCGCTGATCGCCTCGAACGAATTCCTGATCATCGACTGA
- a CDS encoding DUF1501 domain-containing protein: MTLDRRDDPRPLTRRQLLGRAGSGFGMLGLAGAMEAGGLLAAPARGATTGLDGLHHPAKAKRVIFLFMNGAPSHVDTFDPKPALAAHAGAEPSAKEFAVRTKGGTFMPSPFRFRPRGESGVVMSELFPNLARHADDLCVLRGMHTDTPNHEPGLLMMHSGNQQPIRPSLGSWVSYGLGSENANLPPFVVLCPGLPVVGPQLWSSGFLPGEHQGMSVNTTDLDVHTMIAHLKHAKLDRPEQRRQLDLIQQINDLHRRQRPHEAALDAQISALELAFQMQSEAGETFDLGREPDRLRDAYGRTTFGQSCLLARRLVERGVRIVQVYYVDGRNKQPWDTHTANDEGHRRLCDDADKATAALLADLKGRGLLEDTLVVWGGEFGRTPYSEPAKKGEPGRDHHNTGFSMFLAGGGVKAGHTHGATDEFGMNAIEGRVHVHDLHATMLHLLGVDHEKLTYRYSGRDFRLTDVHGTVVRDILA, from the coding sequence ATGACCCTCGACCGCCGAGACGACCCCCGCCCCCTGACCCGCCGCCAGCTCCTCGGCCGCGCCGGTTCGGGCTTCGGCATGCTCGGCCTCGCCGGGGCCATGGAGGCCGGCGGCCTGCTGGCCGCCCCCGCCCGGGGGGCGACCACCGGCCTCGACGGACTGCACCACCCGGCGAAGGCCAAGCGGGTGATCTTCCTGTTCATGAACGGCGCCCCGTCGCACGTGGACACCTTCGATCCCAAGCCCGCGCTGGCGGCCCACGCCGGGGCGGAGCCGTCGGCGAAGGAATTCGCCGTCAGGACCAAGGGCGGCACGTTCATGCCCTCCCCCTTCCGCTTCCGCCCCCGGGGCGAGAGCGGCGTGGTGATGAGCGAGCTGTTCCCGAACCTGGCCCGGCACGCGGACGACCTCTGCGTCCTGCGCGGCATGCACACCGACACGCCGAACCACGAGCCGGGCCTGCTGATGATGCACTCCGGCAACCAGCAGCCGATCCGGCCGAGCCTCGGCTCCTGGGTCAGCTACGGGCTCGGCTCGGAGAACGCGAACCTGCCGCCGTTCGTCGTGCTCTGCCCGGGGCTGCCGGTGGTCGGGCCGCAGCTGTGGTCGAGCGGCTTCCTGCCGGGCGAGCACCAGGGCATGTCGGTCAACACGACCGACCTCGACGTGCACACGATGATCGCCCACCTGAAGCACGCGAAGCTCGACCGCCCCGAGCAGCGTCGGCAGCTCGACCTGATCCAGCAGATCAACGACCTGCACCGCCGTCAGCGCCCGCACGAGGCCGCGCTCGACGCCCAGATCTCCGCCCTCGAACTCGCCTTCCAGATGCAGTCCGAGGCGGGCGAGACGTTCGACCTCGGCCGCGAGCCCGACCGCCTGCGGGACGCCTACGGCCGGACCACCTTCGGCCAGAGCTGCTTGCTGGCCCGGCGGCTGGTCGAGCGCGGCGTGCGGATCGTCCAGGTCTACTACGTCGACGGCCGGAACAAGCAGCCCTGGGACACCCACACCGCCAACGACGAGGGCCACCGCCGGCTGTGCGACGACGCCGACAAGGCCACCGCCGCGTTGCTGGCCGACCTGAAGGGTCGCGGGCTGCTGGAAGACACCCTGGTCGTCTGGGGGGGCGAGTTCGGCCGGACGCCCTATTCCGAGCCGGCCAAGAAGGGGGAGCCGGGCCGGGACCACCACAACACCGGCTTCTCGATGTTCCTCGCCGGCGGCGGCGTGAAGGCGGGCCACACCCACGGCGCCACCGACGAGTTCGGCATGAACGCGATCGAGGGCCGGGTCCACGTCCACGACCTGCACGCCACGATGCTCCACCTGCTGGGCGTCGACCACGAGAAGCTCACCTACCGCTACTCCGGCCGGGACTTCCGCCTGACCGACGTGCACGGCACGGTGGTCCGGGACATCCTGGCCTGA
- a CDS encoding mechanosensitive ion channel family protein, whose protein sequence is MEPNQIVLRSLRDLAGDFLSLLPQLAIGLAFLAVTWLAAAGADRGLKNVFGRTRIRKSLGELFRQLATILIWVAGLLTAAVIIFPTVTPAKALTALGLGSIAVGFAFKDIFENFIAGMLILLREPFQLGDCIECQGLEGFVEEITIRDTHIRQTDGQRVVIPNAALFMNPVTVRTDLDLRRTTIVCGVAYGEDVDRSREVIRSAVEGLPTVSTRKDVEIFAQGFGASSIDFEVTWWTGSRPLDIRRSRDEVVAAVKRALDDAGIEIPFPYRTLTFKDPVGVSVRHGDGAFREDD, encoded by the coding sequence ATGGAACCGAATCAGATCGTCCTGAGGAGCCTCCGCGACCTGGCGGGGGACTTCCTCTCGCTCCTCCCGCAGCTGGCCATCGGCCTGGCCTTCCTCGCGGTCACCTGGCTGGCGGCCGCCGGGGCCGATCGCGGCCTGAAGAACGTCTTCGGCCGGACCCGGATCCGCAAGTCGCTCGGCGAGCTGTTCCGCCAGCTCGCCACCATCCTGATCTGGGTGGCCGGGCTGCTGACGGCCGCAGTCATCATCTTCCCCACCGTCACGCCCGCCAAGGCCCTGACGGCGCTGGGCCTGGGCTCCATCGCCGTCGGCTTCGCCTTCAAGGACATCTTCGAGAACTTCATCGCCGGGATGCTGATCCTGCTCCGGGAGCCCTTCCAGCTCGGCGACTGCATCGAGTGCCAGGGGCTGGAGGGCTTCGTCGAGGAGATCACCATCCGCGACACCCACATCCGCCAGACCGACGGCCAGCGGGTGGTCATCCCCAACGCCGCCCTGTTCATGAACCCGGTGACCGTCCGCACCGACCTGGACCTGAGGCGCACCACCATCGTCTGCGGCGTCGCCTACGGCGAGGACGTCGACCGCTCCCGGGAGGTCATCCGGTCCGCCGTCGAGGGCCTGCCGACCGTCTCGACCCGCAAGGACGTGGAGATCTTCGCCCAGGGCTTCGGCGCCAGCAGCATCGACTTCGAGGTCACCTGGTGGACCGGCTCGCGGCCGCTGGACATCCGCCGGTCCCGGGACGAGGTCGTCGCCGCCGTGAAGCGGGCGCTGGACGACGCGGGCATCGAGATCCCGTTCCCCTACCGCACCCTCACCTTCAAGGACCCGGTCGGCGTCTCCGTCCGCCACGGCGACGGGGCGTTCCGGGAGGACGATTGA
- a CDS encoding cation:proton antiporter yields MQTEVMVQLAAIVVLGIGAQWVAWRLNLPAILLLLIAGLAAGPGAEWLGPGRLVDPNALLGDTLPPLISLSVAVILFEGGLSLRLADLRTSMAVIRNLVTVGAGVTWAIGAVAAKLLVGVPWPLAILLGAILVVTGPTVIGPLLRHVRPSGGVGPILMWEGIVIDPIGAVLAVLVFEFIGSADGAGAGLSVVIAGALRTLVVGLAVGVSGAAAMIWVLGRYWVPDYLHNPVALMVVVASFTLSGVLQEESGLLTVTVMGLVLANQRSVSIRHIAEFKESLTVLLVSVLFVVLAARLSPGQIAAAGPGSVLFTLALILLARPLAVLASTAGQGLGWPERIFLMGMAPRGIVAAAVASVFAIRLRGEGIAGADRLVPAAFTAIIGTVIVYGLASGPLARRLGLTGGRLGYLIAGANPIGLAIARALRAEEIPVMLVDTRTDRLDSADHDGIPTLHASILSPFVRERIDAGRIGRLLSLTPNEEVNSLAALHFTSLFGRESVFQLTPEPHGAARNPANGDAGPEPDVASSLSAQIDAVDAHEAGRSVALELHGRVLFGPGMTYKHLDSMLYSGSTVERLPLEDGDDPAGAFRARFGPEAVPLLISKEGGDVVPVTASPVADARIPRAVIGLAPPPRRDG; encoded by the coding sequence ATGCAGACCGAGGTGATGGTCCAGCTGGCGGCGATCGTCGTGCTGGGGATCGGGGCGCAGTGGGTGGCCTGGAGGCTGAACCTGCCGGCGATCCTGCTGCTGTTGATCGCCGGGCTGGCGGCCGGGCCGGGGGCGGAGTGGCTGGGCCCGGGACGGCTGGTCGACCCGAACGCCCTGCTCGGCGACACGCTGCCGCCGCTCATCTCCCTCTCGGTGGCGGTCATCCTGTTCGAGGGGGGGCTGAGCCTCCGGCTGGCCGACCTGCGGACCTCGATGGCGGTGATCCGCAACCTCGTGACCGTGGGGGCGGGGGTGACCTGGGCGATCGGCGCGGTGGCGGCGAAGCTCCTGGTCGGGGTGCCCTGGCCGCTGGCGATCCTGCTCGGGGCGATCCTGGTGGTGACGGGGCCGACGGTGATCGGCCCGCTGCTGAGGCACGTCCGGCCGTCGGGGGGGGTGGGGCCGATCCTGATGTGGGAGGGGATCGTCATCGACCCGATCGGGGCGGTGCTGGCGGTGCTCGTCTTCGAGTTCATCGGCTCGGCCGACGGCGCGGGGGCGGGGCTCTCGGTGGTGATCGCCGGGGCCCTGAGGACGCTCGTCGTCGGCCTGGCGGTGGGCGTCTCGGGGGCGGCGGCGATGATCTGGGTGCTCGGGCGGTACTGGGTGCCGGACTACCTGCACAACCCGGTGGCCCTGATGGTGGTGGTGGCCTCGTTCACGCTCTCGGGGGTGCTCCAGGAGGAGTCCGGCCTGCTGACGGTCACGGTGATGGGCCTGGTGCTGGCGAATCAGCGGTCGGTGTCGATCCGGCACATCGCCGAGTTCAAGGAGAGCCTGACGGTCCTGCTCGTCTCGGTCCTGTTCGTGGTGCTGGCGGCCCGGCTCTCCCCCGGGCAGATCGCGGCGGCCGGGCCGGGCAGCGTGCTGTTCACCCTGGCCCTGATCCTGCTGGCCCGGCCGCTGGCGGTGCTGGCGTCGACCGCCGGCCAGGGCCTGGGGTGGCCGGAGCGGATCTTCCTGATGGGGATGGCGCCCCGGGGGATCGTGGCGGCGGCGGTGGCCTCGGTCTTCGCGATCCGCCTGAGGGGGGAGGGGATCGCGGGGGCCGATCGGCTGGTGCCGGCGGCCTTCACGGCGATCATCGGCACGGTGATCGTCTACGGCCTGGCCTCCGGGCCGTTGGCCCGCAGGCTGGGGCTGACCGGCGGCCGGCTCGGCTACCTGATCGCCGGGGCCAACCCGATCGGCCTGGCCATCGCCCGGGCCCTCCGGGCCGAGGAGATCCCGGTGATGCTGGTCGACACCCGGACCGACCGCCTCGATTCGGCCGACCACGACGGCATCCCGACGCTGCACGCCAGCATCCTCTCCCCCTTCGTCCGGGAGCGGATCGACGCCGGCCGGATCGGCCGGCTGCTGTCCCTCACGCCCAACGAGGAGGTCAACAGCCTGGCCGCCCTGCACTTCACCAGCCTCTTCGGCCGCGAGAGCGTCTTCCAACTCACCCCCGAGCCCCACGGCGCCGCCCGCAACCCGGCCAACGGCGACGCCGGCCCCGAGCCCGACGTGGCCTCCAGCCTCTCGGCCCAGATCGACGCCGTCGACGCGCACGAGGCCGGCCGCTCCGTCGCCCTGGAGCTGCACGGCCGCGTCCTGTTCGGCCCCGGCATGACCTACAAGCACCTCGATTCGATGCTCTATTCCGGGTCCACCGTCGAGCGCCTCCCCCTGGAGGACGGCGACGACCCCGCCGGGGCCTTCCGCGCCCGGTTCGGCCCCGAGGCCGTGCCGCTGCTGATCTCCAAGGAGGGGGGCGACGTCGTCCCCGTCACCGCCTCCCCCGTGGCCGACGCCCGCATCCCCCGGGCCGTGATCGGCCTCGCCCCGCCCCCCCGGCGGGACGGCTGA
- a CDS encoding class I SAM-dependent methyltransferase, whose translation MDDGGIYEAPRQVEDVGDCHFYHVMDLPGFGVVGGEWDLRGREHAYLGGEPLRGRRVLELGTASGALCRFMDEQGAEVVGFDLSPEHSWDMVPFAKFDVDALIASSREHIRRLNNAWWLVHRLFNLRARLVHGTAHHIPAEIGPVDVSTACAILLHLRDPFGALANAARLTRETMIVADVHPEQPEGAGLGSAVPRHARSPIPGAVYLLPNPVCEDPAGAFAWWSLPPEAIGQFLGVLGFEDQSVTDSFQIFQGKPTRMYTVVGRRTRPLR comes from the coding sequence ATGGACGACGGCGGCATCTACGAGGCGCCGAGGCAGGTCGAGGACGTCGGCGACTGCCATTTCTACCACGTCATGGACCTGCCCGGCTTCGGCGTCGTCGGCGGCGAGTGGGACCTCCGGGGCCGCGAGCACGCCTACCTCGGGGGCGAGCCCCTGCGGGGGCGTCGGGTGCTGGAGCTGGGCACGGCCAGCGGGGCGCTCTGCCGGTTCATGGACGAGCAGGGGGCCGAGGTGGTCGGCTTCGACCTCTCGCCGGAGCACTCCTGGGACATGGTCCCCTTCGCCAAGTTCGACGTCGACGCGCTGATCGCCTCCAGCCGGGAGCACATCCGACGCCTGAACAACGCCTGGTGGCTCGTCCACCGCCTGTTCAACCTCCGGGCGAGGCTCGTCCACGGCACGGCGCACCACATCCCCGCCGAGATCGGGCCGGTCGACGTGTCGACCGCCTGCGCGATCTTGCTCCACCTCCGAGACCCCTTCGGCGCCCTCGCCAACGCCGCCCGGCTGACCCGGGAGACGATGATCGTCGCCGACGTCCACCCCGAGCAGCCCGAGGGGGCCGGGCTCGGCTCCGCCGTGCCCCGCCACGCCCGGTCGCCGATCCCGGGGGCCGTCTACCTGCTGCCGAACCCGGTCTGCGAGGACCCCGCCGGCGCCTTCGCCTGGTGGAGCCTCCCGCCCGAGGCGATCGGCCAGTTCCTCGGCGTGCTCGGCTTCGAGGACCAGTCCGTGACCGACAGCTTCCAGATCTTCCAGGGCAAGCCGACCCGCATGTACACGGTCGTCGGCCGCCGGACCCGGCCCCTGCGGTGA